In a genomic window of Spirochaetota bacterium:
- a CDS encoding GH116 family glycosyl-hydrolase, with amino-acid sequence MKYRGEKTKEISFPLGGIGAGCIGIAGDGRLIDWEICNKPNKNSLNGFSHFAVKAEDGDRVLDTRVLAGRLKPPYSGTSATGNHSHGFGFGPNRATMAGLPNFGTVDFSGEYPFATLTFRDRKFPGTVTMTAWSPFIPLNDRDSSIPASFFEITVTNTGKKALTYTAACTMRNPLPENTVNRHSCAEGISSIKLASTKYAADDVAFGDCTVATDARDTSFQEYWFRGTWFDNLGIYWQDITRPGAFKDRTYDAPAKDDHATLAARISVAPGKTERVRFVISWNFPNCTNYWNPEKCNCEGECKDKPRTWKNYYAALFGDSTASARYSLTQWQRMYDETRKFKDALFGSTLPPALIDAISANLSILKSPTCLRLENGEFYGWEGCYGNAGCCEGSCTHVWNYAYALPFLFPKLERSMRDLNYRFNQREDGGMVFRIKLPLGRDRGAMRPCADGQFGDVIKAYRDWKICGDTEWLRTLWPAVKKSIEFAWAPTNEDAWDADKDGVLEGRQHHTLDMELFGPNSWLTGFYLAALKAGSEMAAAMGEDATAKEYRALFEKGKAWTDEHLFNGTYYQQDIGLKDRSIVEKFGALNYWNDEHKEMKYQIGEGSSIDQVLAQWHANLCGLGDIFDRKKRRSALRSIYRHNYKRSFADYVNPCRLYSVYDEKGVVICDWPEGTYKPVVPVPYSEETFYGCEYSAASHMIQEGLVDEGIEIATEVRKKFDGEKRNPWNEFECGSNYARSMASYALLNAMSGFEYDMTKGMIEFSPRVKGTFRTFWSLDGAWGTAELSSAAIALTVLYGELKLSTIRSSVLAGKKVSAALVGKRPLRFVPADRGIQFDEALQLKASEVCVIRFAGKKAKR; translated from the coding sequence ATGAAGTACCGCGGTGAAAAGACGAAGGAGATATCGTTCCCGCTCGGCGGCATCGGCGCAGGGTGCATAGGCATCGCCGGTGACGGACGACTTATCGATTGGGAGATATGCAACAAGCCCAACAAGAACAGTCTCAACGGCTTCTCGCATTTCGCGGTGAAGGCCGAGGACGGCGATCGTGTTCTCGATACGCGCGTGCTTGCGGGCAGGCTCAAGCCGCCGTACAGCGGCACGTCAGCGACGGGTAATCATTCGCACGGGTTCGGCTTCGGTCCCAACCGGGCGACGATGGCGGGACTTCCGAATTTCGGCACGGTCGATTTCAGCGGTGAATATCCCTTCGCAACGCTCACGTTCAGGGACAGGAAATTCCCCGGCACCGTGACGATGACGGCGTGGAGCCCCTTCATCCCGCTCAATGACAGGGATTCGAGCATTCCGGCATCGTTCTTCGAGATAACGGTGACGAACACCGGGAAAAAGGCGCTCACGTATACAGCGGCGTGCACGATGCGCAATCCGCTCCCCGAGAACACGGTCAACAGGCATTCATGTGCTGAAGGGATATCGTCGATAAAACTTGCGAGCACGAAATACGCCGCGGACGATGTTGCGTTCGGCGATTGTACCGTTGCGACCGATGCACGGGACACGAGCTTTCAGGAGTACTGGTTCCGCGGGACCTGGTTCGATAATCTCGGCATTTACTGGCAGGATATAACACGGCCGGGAGCGTTCAAGGATCGCACGTATGATGCTCCGGCGAAGGATGATCACGCTACGCTCGCCGCGCGTATCTCTGTCGCGCCGGGAAAGACAGAACGCGTACGCTTCGTCATTTCATGGAATTTTCCCAACTGCACGAACTACTGGAACCCGGAGAAATGTAATTGCGAGGGCGAGTGCAAGGATAAACCGAGGACGTGGAAGAACTATTATGCCGCGCTGTTCGGGGATTCGACTGCAAGTGCACGGTACTCACTGACACAATGGCAGCGTATGTACGATGAGACGAGGAAGTTCAAGGATGCGCTCTTCGGCTCGACGCTTCCCCCCGCGCTCATCGATGCGATATCGGCGAATCTGTCGATACTGAAATCGCCGACCTGTCTCAGGCTCGAGAACGGCGAATTCTACGGATGGGAGGGCTGCTACGGCAATGCAGGCTGCTGCGAGGGCTCGTGCACGCATGTGTGGAACTATGCCTATGCGCTCCCGTTCCTCTTTCCGAAACTCGAGCGTTCGATGCGCGACCTCAATTACCGGTTCAATCAGCGTGAGGACGGCGGCATGGTCTTCCGCATCAAGCTCCCGCTCGGCCGCGACCGCGGTGCGATGCGCCCCTGCGCGGACGGGCAGTTCGGCGATGTCATTAAGGCATATCGCGATTGGAAAATATGCGGCGATACGGAGTGGCTGCGGACGCTCTGGCCCGCGGTGAAGAAATCCATTGAGTTCGCCTGGGCGCCGACGAACGAGGATGCGTGGGATGCGGATAAGGACGGCGTGCTCGAGGGGCGGCAGCATCACACGCTCGATATGGAGCTTTTCGGACCGAACTCGTGGCTTACCGGTTTCTATCTCGCAGCGCTCAAGGCGGGGAGCGAGATGGCTGCAGCTATGGGTGAGGATGCGACAGCAAAGGAATACCGAGCGCTTTTCGAAAAAGGGAAAGCGTGGACGGATGAACATCTGTTCAACGGTACGTATTATCAGCAGGACATCGGCCTCAAAGACAGATCCATCGTGGAAAAATTCGGTGCGCTCAATTATTGGAATGACGAACACAAAGAGATGAAATATCAGATCGGCGAAGGGTCATCCATTGATCAGGTGCTTGCGCAATGGCATGCGAACCTGTGCGGGCTCGGCGATATCTTCGACAGGAAGAAACGTCGATCCGCGCTCAGGTCGATATATCGGCACAACTACAAACGATCGTTCGCCGATTATGTGAACCCATGCCGTCTCTATTCGGTGTACGATGAGAAAGGCGTTGTCATCTGCGACTGGCCGGAGGGTACGTATAAGCCGGTGGTGCCGGTGCCGTATTCCGAGGAGACGTTCTACGGCTGCGAATACTCCGCCGCATCGCATATGATACAGGAAGGGCTCGTCGATGAAGGGATAGAGATCGCGACCGAAGTGCGCAAGAAGTTCGACGGCGAGAAGCGCAATCCGTGGAATGAATTCGAGTGCGGTTCGAATTACGCACGATCGATGGCGTCGTATGCATTGCTCAATGCGATGAGCGGTTTTGAATACGATATGACGAAGGGGATGATAGAGTTCTCGCCGCGGGTGAAGGGTACGTTCAGGACGTTCTGGTCGCTCGATGGCGCCTGGGGTACAGCGGAACTGTCATCGGCAGCCATTGCGCTTACGGTGCTTTACGGAGAATTGAAATTATCGACGATACGCTCGTCGGTGCTTGCGGGAAAAAAAGTATCGGCCGCTCTTGTCGGAAAGCGCCCCCTGCGATTCGTGCCTGCGGACAGGGGTATACAGTTCGATGAAGCGTTACAGCTCAAGGCATCGGAAGTATGCGTTATTCGTTTCGCGGGAAAGAAAGCCAAGCGGTGA
- a CDS encoding nucleotidyltransferase domain-containing protein — translation MTSLSNSDNTSFPIDPVLNSSLERLIAHYRDDGSCIAMYLWGSLAAGTADRFSDIDVAAVFRDEDYQAARNGLRSVCDLLCGPTLVWLPEGERPDSGNYAFLFAANEKHYLYDFTIMRASAFQKNKDRSSYRFLFDKIGIANNAERPLPPQFEAHTISGIIDKYWVYAYLNGKYGRRQDIFKMLYVQSVLFQTHVRLLNALHPDEVWNWWARDVAHLDEKHRGGLLVYFGARSTDDIRRILTIEFDLFSRDAKEACVKWGITYPEALENGVRDHISVMLDHR, via the coding sequence ATGACATCGCTTTCGAACAGTGACAATACCTCATTCCCGATAGACCCGGTCCTCAACAGTTCTCTCGAAAGGCTCATAGCGCATTACCGCGACGATGGCAGCTGCATCGCCATGTATCTCTGGGGATCGCTCGCTGCCGGCACAGCCGACCGCTTTTCCGACATCGATGTTGCCGCGGTGTTCCGCGATGAGGACTACCAGGCGGCGCGAAATGGATTACGTTCCGTCTGCGATTTGCTCTGCGGCCCCACGCTCGTCTGGCTCCCGGAGGGCGAACGGCCGGATTCCGGCAATTATGCGTTCCTGTTCGCCGCGAACGAAAAGCACTATCTCTATGACTTCACCATCATGAGGGCATCGGCGTTCCAGAAGAACAAGGATCGCTCATCGTATCGCTTCCTCTTCGATAAAATCGGCATCGCCAACAACGCAGAACGACCGCTCCCGCCGCAGTTCGAGGCGCACACGATCAGCGGAATAATCGATAAATACTGGGTGTACGCCTATCTCAACGGCAAGTACGGTCGGCGGCAGGATATATTCAAGATGCTCTACGTGCAATCGGTGCTGTTCCAAACACATGTTCGTCTGCTCAACGCGCTCCATCCCGACGAGGTTTGGAACTGGTGGGCGCGTGATGTCGCGCATCTCGATGAAAAACACCGCGGGGGATTGCTCGTATATTTCGGCGCACGATCGACGGATGACATCCGGCGGATACTGACGATCGAATTCGATCTCTTCAGCCGCGATGCAAAAGAAGCCTGCGTGAAATGGGGGATCACCTATCCGGAAGCGCTTGAGAACGGGGTGAGAGATCATATTTCAGTGATGCTTGATCACCGATAG